In Lepus europaeus isolate LE1 chromosome 23, mLepTim1.pri, whole genome shotgun sequence, a single genomic region encodes these proteins:
- the DDX55 gene encoding ATP-dependent RNA helicase DDX55 has translation MEHVTEGSWESLPVQLHPRVLGALQELGFPYMTPVQSATIPLFMRNKDVAAEAVTGSGKTLAFVIPILEILLRREEKLKKSEVGAIVITPTRELAIQIDEVLSHFTRHFPQFSQILWIGGRNPGEDVERFKKQGGNIVVATPGRLEDMFRRKAEGLDLASCVKALDVLVLDEADRLLDMGFEASINTILEFLPKQRRTGLFSATQTQEVENLVRAGLRNPVRISVKEKGVAASSTQKTPSRLENSYMVCKADEKFNQLVHFLRNHKQEKHLVFFSTCACVEYYGKALEALVRGVQILCIHGKMKHKRNKIFMEFRSLPSGILVCTDVMARGIDIPEVNWVLQYDPPSSASAFVHRCGRTARIGHGGSALVFLLPMEEAYVNFLAINQKCPLQEMKLQRNPADLLPKLRSMALADRAVFEKGMKAFVSYIQAYAKHECSLIFRVKDLDFASLARGFALLRMPKMPELRGKNFPDFVPVDVDTDTIPFKDKTREKQRQKRLEQRKEKSDNEGRRKFIKNKAWSKQKAKREKKKKMNEKRKRQEGSDIEEEDMEELLNDTRLLKKLKKGKITEEEFEKGVLTSGKRTSKAADVGSSDVEDAC, from the exons tccgCCACCATCCCTCTGTTCATGAGGAACAAAGACGTGGCTGCGGAAGCG GTCACGGGGAGCGGCAAAACCCTCGCTTTTGTCATCCCCATCCTGGAAATTCTCCTGCGAAGGGAAGAGAAGCTGAAGAAGAGCGAG GTGGGCGCCATAGTCATCACCCCTACGCGCGAGCTGGCCATTCAGATCGACGAGGTGCTCTCGCATTTCACCAGGCACTTCCCGCAGTTCAG CCAGATTCTTTGGATCGGAGGCCGGAATCCTGGAGAAGATGTCGAGAGGTTTAAGAAGCAAGG CGGGAACATCGTCGTGGCAACGCCGGGCCGCCTGGAGGACATGTTCCGGAGGAAGGCTGAGGGCTTGGACCTGGCCAGCTGTGTGAAAGCCCTGGATGTCCTGGTGCTGGATGAGGCCGACCGACTTCTGGACATGGGCTTTGAGGCCAG CATAAACACCATCCTGGAGTTCCTGCCGAAGCAGAGGAGGACGGGCCTCTTCTCCGCCACACAGACGCAGGAGGTGGAGAACCTGGTGAGGGCCGGCCTGCGCAACCCCGTCCGCATCTCGGTGAAGGAGAAGGGCGTGGCGGCCAGCAGCACACAGAAGACGCCATCCCGCCTGGAGAACTCCTACATG GTGTGTAAGGCGGATGAGAAGTTTAACCAGCTGGTGCATTTTCTTCGCAATCATAAGCAGGAAAAACATCTCGTCTTCTTCAG CACCTGCGCCTGCGTCGAGTACTACGGGAAGGCTCTGGAGGCCCTGGTGAGGGGCGTGCAGATCCTGTGCATTCACGGCAAGATGAAGCACAAGCGCAATAAGATCTTCATGGAGTTCCGCAGCCTGccgag TGGGATCCTGGTGTGCACGGACGTGATGGCCCGCGGAATAGACATTCCCGAAGTGAACTGGGTTTTGCAGTACGACCCGCCCAGCAGTGCGAG TGCGTTCGTGCATCGCTGTGGTCGCACCGCACGCATCGGCCATGGTGGCAGTGCTCTGGTGTTCCTCCTGCCCATGGAAGAGGCTTATGTCAATTTCCTAGCAATTAACCAAAAA TGTCCCCTGCAGGAGATGAAACTCCAGAGGAACCCAGCGGACCTGCTGCCCAAGCTCAGGTCCATGGCCCTGGCCGACAGAGCTGTGTTTGAAAAGGGCATGAAAGCCTTCGTGTCCTACATCCAGGCCTATGCGAAACACGAGTGCAGCCTCATCTTCAGGGTAAAGG ATCTCGATTTTGCCAGCCTTGCTCGCGGCTTTGCCCTGCTGAGGATGCCCAAGATGCCGGAACTGAGAGGGAAGAACTTTCCAGACTTTGTGCCTGTGGACGTTGATACGGACACGATCCCATTTAAAGATAAAAcgagagaaaagcagaggcagaaacggctggaacaaaggaaagagaaaagtgacaatgaagggagaagaaaattcataaaaaataaagcttggTCCAAGCAGAAGGCCAaaagggagaagaagaaaaaaatgaatgaaaaaaggaaaaggcaagAG GGCTCCGATATCGAAGAGGAGGACATGGAGGAACTCCTTAATGACACAAGGCTCTTGAAGAAGTTAAAGAAGGGCAAAATCACCGAGGAAGAATTCGAGAAGGGGGTGTTGACAAGCGGCAAAAGGACGAGCAAGGCGGCGGATGTCGGGAGCTCTGACGTGGAAGACGCCTGCTGA